From Micromonospora rifamycinica, a single genomic window includes:
- a CDS encoding DUF6603 domain-containing protein: MSDLDALYGHLESMGRTVTLAADDSALPVQLAEFLRTMPDGLLELVPGDDGLSLSGQVLTISGGTSASWPIEGLGPAGAGPVHLTHASVTLTGPAAPGSTAGLTVTGAASGVLDLDGPVAVTLTSTREQSATGTVAAWRLGVPATTRLPLPTLLALGVGGSGRAAVLPVPPQTLVGTASVEPAQLHLTFYPGRAHRPRLVFTASLPDARWTVVPAVLAFDDVTVRGDVGPAQYQLMLSSLVTIGDLPVEVTIGVTPGRRWTASLRPSGTTAFPGLAALAGWLGGAQRGAAAAVELASLRGDGPGLGVGGLDAAIRRVTMTFDAGTGQLPSVQVVSLLTLGVLRLDVAASLPDLEMTGQLYEQTPVGVAELLDSLGLPSADLPRALTVSEAFFLARPRSGRYAVDLTLSDVWRIGPVALRRVSVGVAYQSSSGLSGYIEAVLSFGPSINVLLQAGYEGAAEGWRFAGSTGAGDILPVGDFLSSLAADFGITEVPDVLRQLALVEVAASVTTGTGAFTFSCTGALTVAGAPAQLRVDVALDPVPAGQPSGAEPSDPATTVGTAGFTARYSATLTIGRMACAVTLNLRDGRGSTSIDAHWTADPQQPPLSLTDVAAGLDLPVPELPPGLDLTLTAADLTYDPTSRQLVIGARSAVHGAAVFVALPAAAEADGSTRYLAAVSVGEPIGLSDLPLIGAALGDAETCAVEQLQVIVSDARILPQTVVEANGLIGEGYPRFPEQGTAAALAFSAVLRFGAQRIPIALGAGRAAGPGTPTDPATAPVGSTVGPSSGQGGVVAAAPTDADGTVWFTVQKAFGPVTIARVGARYRDAALWFVLDGSLEADGLSLALQGASIRVPVAGFGPRFDVRGLALSYVNAPLAILGGFTSVPPTGGATFRYDGGAAVSMPSWGALAYGSYTEVDGEPSMFLFLRAAGTFGGPPAFSVTALAAGFGYNSTIRLPAVTEVAGFPLVAGLGAQDADGSPAQALAALTGGPQPWLSPAPGQTWLAAGVRFHTYRQFDTTALLAVEFGNALTVLLLGVTTARFPSTGAARPYAQLQLELRSVLRPGEGIFALSAGLTRNSYLLDPACVLTGGFAFYAWFGEHRNAGDFAVTIGGYHPAFDAPEHYPVVPRVGFTWSLDAAVRISGTAYFALTPSAIMAGGTLDVRYHDGSLTAWFTAQADLLVAWAPFRFRTRIGVSVGIEYTANLLFTAKTLHLEAGAELELWGPPTGGTVTVRLWVVTFTVAFGATAGTADPAVTRLDWAGFQELLPAATASTTFTAAAGLAAPQTGSAGSTGPAGSTDSAGPEPWPVRADGFAVTLRNAVPVSRVLLGSTTRTAAVSGPPVDVRPLGRTGLTVQQRVTLRRTAGGPAGEIDLTATGWHAAGVASDVPTALWGAGDGSTLAPGGAQLVPDRLTGLTLTAPPAVAGWTGGPVDAAGTLGVARITADDALPLTAAAEPVGAVATHAGAVAAIAAQIAGPAAKAARAALFAALGVLGAAPSADGPVDAFAADAGTLFTDEPMLTGTAP, from the coding sequence GTGAGCGACCTGGACGCGTTGTACGGGCACCTGGAGTCGATGGGGCGCACGGTCACCCTCGCCGCGGACGACTCCGCACTGCCCGTACAGCTGGCCGAGTTCCTGCGCACGATGCCGGACGGCCTCCTGGAGCTGGTTCCGGGCGACGACGGGCTCAGCCTGTCCGGGCAGGTGCTCACCATCTCCGGCGGCACCTCGGCGTCCTGGCCGATCGAGGGTCTCGGCCCGGCGGGTGCCGGCCCGGTGCACCTGACCCACGCCTCGGTCACCCTGACCGGCCCTGCCGCCCCTGGCAGCACTGCCGGCCTTACGGTGACCGGCGCGGCGTCCGGCGTCCTGGACCTCGACGGGCCGGTCGCGGTGACGCTGACGTCGACCAGGGAGCAGTCCGCCACCGGCACCGTGGCGGCCTGGCGGCTCGGTGTGCCCGCGACGACACGGCTACCGCTGCCCACGTTGCTGGCTCTCGGCGTCGGTGGGAGCGGTCGGGCCGCGGTCCTGCCGGTCCCGCCGCAGACGCTGGTCGGCACCGCCTCGGTCGAGCCCGCGCAGCTGCACCTGACCTTCTACCCGGGCCGGGCACACCGGCCGCGACTGGTGTTCACCGCGAGCCTGCCCGACGCCCGGTGGACGGTCGTACCCGCGGTCCTGGCGTTCGACGACGTCACCGTTCGGGGTGACGTCGGCCCGGCCCAGTACCAGCTCATGCTCAGCAGCCTCGTCACGATCGGGGACCTGCCGGTCGAGGTCACCATCGGGGTGACCCCGGGCCGGCGGTGGACCGCGTCGCTGCGGCCGTCCGGGACGACGGCCTTCCCCGGCCTGGCCGCACTGGCCGGATGGCTCGGTGGTGCGCAACGCGGCGCGGCGGCGGCCGTCGAACTGGCCTCGCTGCGCGGCGACGGACCGGGCCTGGGCGTCGGCGGGCTGGACGCGGCGATCCGCAGGGTCACCATGACGTTCGACGCCGGGACCGGGCAGCTGCCGTCGGTGCAGGTCGTCAGCCTGCTGACCCTCGGCGTGCTGCGGTTGGACGTCGCGGCGAGCCTGCCGGACCTGGAGATGACGGGGCAGCTGTACGAGCAGACGCCGGTCGGGGTGGCCGAGCTGCTCGATTCGCTCGGGCTGCCCTCGGCGGACCTGCCGCGGGCGCTGACCGTCAGCGAGGCCTTCTTCCTGGCCCGGCCCCGGTCCGGGCGGTACGCGGTCGACCTCACGCTGAGCGACGTGTGGCGGATCGGCCCCGTCGCGCTGCGCCGGGTCTCGGTCGGCGTCGCCTACCAGTCGTCGTCGGGCCTGTCCGGGTACATCGAGGCGGTGCTGAGCTTCGGGCCGTCGATCAACGTGCTGCTGCAGGCCGGGTACGAGGGGGCGGCGGAAGGCTGGCGGTTCGCCGGGTCGACCGGTGCCGGGGACATCCTCCCGGTCGGCGACTTCCTCAGCTCCCTCGCCGCCGACTTCGGCATCACCGAGGTGCCCGACGTGCTGCGCCAGCTTGCCCTCGTCGAGGTGGCGGCGAGTGTGACGACCGGCACCGGCGCCTTCACGTTCTCCTGCACCGGCGCCCTCACCGTGGCCGGCGCCCCGGCGCAGCTGCGCGTCGACGTGGCGCTCGACCCGGTGCCGGCGGGCCAGCCGAGCGGCGCGGAACCGTCGGACCCGGCGACCACGGTCGGCACCGCGGGATTCACGGCCCGGTACAGCGCGACCCTGACGATCGGTCGGATGGCCTGCGCGGTGACGCTCAACCTGCGCGACGGCCGGGGCAGCACGAGCATCGACGCGCACTGGACGGCCGACCCGCAGCAGCCCCCGTTGTCCCTCACCGACGTGGCTGCGGGCCTCGACCTGCCGGTGCCGGAGCTTCCTCCCGGGCTCGACCTGACGCTGACCGCCGCGGACCTGACCTACGATCCGACCTCCCGGCAGCTGGTGATCGGCGCGCGGTCGGCGGTCCACGGCGCAGCGGTCTTCGTGGCGCTGCCCGCCGCAGCGGAGGCCGACGGGTCGACACGGTATCTGGCCGCGGTGTCCGTCGGGGAGCCGATCGGGCTGTCCGACCTGCCGTTGATCGGCGCCGCCCTCGGGGACGCCGAAACCTGCGCGGTCGAGCAGCTCCAGGTGATCGTGTCCGACGCCCGGATTCTCCCGCAGACCGTGGTCGAGGCGAACGGGCTCATCGGGGAGGGCTATCCGAGGTTCCCGGAGCAGGGCACGGCGGCGGCCCTCGCCTTCTCCGCCGTGCTGCGCTTCGGCGCGCAGCGCATCCCGATCGCCCTCGGCGCCGGCCGGGCCGCCGGACCCGGCACCCCCACGGATCCGGCGACCGCGCCGGTCGGTTCCACCGTCGGCCCATCGTCCGGGCAGGGTGGCGTGGTCGCCGCCGCGCCGACCGACGCGGACGGCACCGTGTGGTTCACCGTGCAGAAGGCCTTCGGGCCGGTCACCATCGCCCGGGTCGGCGCCCGGTACCGCGACGCCGCCCTCTGGTTCGTCCTGGACGGCTCGCTGGAGGCCGACGGCCTGTCCCTGGCCCTGCAGGGCGCCTCGATCAGGGTGCCGGTGGCCGGCTTCGGGCCGCGGTTCGACGTGCGCGGCCTGGCACTGTCCTACGTGAACGCGCCGCTGGCGATCCTCGGCGGGTTCACCTCGGTCCCGCCGACGGGCGGTGCCACGTTCCGGTACGACGGCGGCGCCGCGGTCTCGATGCCGTCCTGGGGGGCGCTGGCCTACGGCTCGTACACCGAGGTCGACGGCGAACCGTCGATGTTCCTGTTCCTGCGGGCCGCCGGAACGTTCGGGGGTCCGCCCGCGTTCTCGGTCACCGCGCTGGCGGCGGGCTTCGGCTACAACTCCACGATCCGGCTGCCCGCGGTCACCGAGGTGGCCGGGTTCCCGCTGGTCGCCGGGCTTGGCGCGCAGGACGCTGACGGCTCGCCGGCGCAGGCGCTGGCCGCCCTCACCGGCGGGCCGCAGCCCTGGCTCAGCCCTGCGCCGGGGCAGACCTGGCTGGCCGCCGGGGTGCGCTTCCACACGTACCGGCAGTTCGACACCACCGCCCTGCTGGCCGTCGAGTTCGGCAACGCGCTGACGGTCCTGCTGCTCGGCGTGACCACGGCCCGCTTCCCGTCCACCGGGGCGGCCCGCCCGTACGCGCAGCTGCAGCTCGAGCTCCGCAGTGTGCTGCGGCCGGGCGAGGGGATCTTCGCCCTGTCCGCGGGGCTGACCCGCAACTCGTACCTGCTCGACCCGGCCTGCGTCCTCACCGGCGGCTTCGCGTTCTACGCCTGGTTCGGTGAGCACCGCAACGCCGGCGACTTCGCGGTCACCATCGGCGGCTACCACCCCGCATTCGACGCGCCGGAGCACTACCCGGTCGTACCCCGGGTCGGCTTCACCTGGTCGCTGGACGCGGCGGTACGCATCTCCGGCACCGCCTACTTCGCGCTGACCCCGTCGGCGATCATGGCCGGCGGGACGCTGGACGTGCGCTACCACGACGGCAGCCTGACCGCCTGGTTCACCGCCCAGGCCGATCTGCTGGTCGCGTGGGCGCCGTTCCGGTTCCGGACCCGGATCGGGGTCAGCGTCGGGATCGAGTACACGGCGAACCTGCTGTTCACGGCGAAGACCCTGCACCTGGAGGCGGGCGCGGAGCTGGAGCTGTGGGGTCCGCCGACCGGCGGGACGGTCACCGTCCGGCTGTGGGTCGTCACCTTCACGGTGGCCTTCGGCGCGACGGCTGGCACCGCCGATCCGGCGGTGACCCGGCTGGACTGGGCCGGGTTTCAGGAGCTGCTGCCGGCCGCCACGGCGAGCACGACCTTCACCGCGGCGGCCGGACTGGCCGCGCCGCAGACCGGCTCGGCTGGTTCGACCGGTCCGGCTGGTTCGACTGACTCAGCCGGGCCGGAGCCCTGGCCGGTGCGCGCCGACGGCTTCGCCGTGACGCTGCGCAACGCGGTGCCGGTCAGCCGGGTGCTGCTCGGCTCCACGACGCGGACCGCGGCCGTGTCCGGGCCGCCGGTGGATGTCAGGCCCCTGGGCCGCACCGGCCTGACGGTGCAACAGCGGGTGACGCTACGGCGCACGGCCGGCGGCCCGGCCGGCGAGATCGACCTGACCGCGACCGGCTGGCACGCCGCCGGCGTCGCCTCGGACGTTCCCACGGCGCTGTGGGGCGCCGGCGACGGTTCGACACTCGCCCCGGGCGGCGCGCAGTTGGTCCCTGACCGGCTGACCGGCCTGACCCTCACCGCACCGCCTGCGGTCGCGGGGTGGACCGGCGGCCCGGTCGACGCGGCAGGCACCCTCGGCGTCGCGCGGATCACGGCCGACGACGCGCTGCCGCTGACCGCCGCCGCCGAGCCGGTCGGCGCGGTGGCGACGCACGCCGGCGCGGTCGCCGCGATCGCGGCGCAGATCGCCGGCCCGGCCGCGAAGGCGGCGCGCGCCGCGCTGTTCGCCGCGCTCGGCGTCCTCGGCGCCGCGCCATCGGCCGACGGCCCGGTCGACGCCTTCGCGGCGGACGCCGGGACGCTGTTCACCGATGAGCCGATGCTGACCGGGACCGCGCCGTGA
- a CDS encoding ComEC/Rec2 family competence protein — translation MPWELEIHTIDIGVGEASLIIAEDPAVPGSRRSILIDGGLSAAAALTHQYVVATLPPGAGPDVLLVTHYDKDHSHGISSLLFADNLSVLCDTVGAIVGALVGGGAALTQEEAAAKAACATVGVLYGSWGANVNSIDATVNALTAANVNLLNPVQAAERGVARAEAVGAGWGGHVTLITSKAWRKDAGLAAGAAVAALLAMANPPTVAQVRAAVAAVVFPALARTVPSDGRFDTGGIYRNTRIVDIGDARTAPAPYAKAVVGELVSSTSVHLQVPGVNRQRTGFAPTLGDELFWNGVAPPVAPANAPYAVLVSGPVPHSGAIASVWQGVGVAPQIIHAGQLDNRMSIGLVVQFNDFRYFTAGDLPLESEDQLAMALMVAGQPLPNGAGGLLPALAAPPWVTAFKASHHGADTSTSDNFLNFLGPKTAIISCGREYGHPFQTMIDRLEDPNATIEFYFLTNCRYPRVGIRASPAADRGPARVPGPAYAQNVPHNWSRISGDNNDNNGALGRDRGDIVLRINQAGSTAMVGNRTYTTTYWEHYPTAMAAAGPTVVTTQW, via the coding sequence GTGCCGTGGGAGTTGGAGATCCACACGATCGACATCGGTGTGGGCGAGGCCAGCCTGATCATCGCCGAGGATCCGGCGGTACCCGGCTCGCGCCGGTCGATCCTGATCGACGGCGGGCTGTCGGCGGCCGCGGCTCTGACACACCAGTATGTCGTCGCCACCCTGCCGCCCGGGGCCGGTCCGGATGTCCTGCTGGTCACCCACTACGACAAGGACCACTCGCACGGGATCTCCAGCCTCCTGTTCGCCGACAACCTTTCCGTCCTCTGCGACACGGTGGGAGCGATCGTCGGGGCACTGGTCGGCGGTGGTGCGGCGCTCACGCAGGAGGAGGCCGCGGCCAAGGCGGCCTGCGCGACGGTCGGCGTCCTGTACGGGTCGTGGGGGGCGAACGTCAACTCCATCGACGCGACGGTGAACGCCCTCACCGCGGCGAACGTCAACCTGTTGAACCCGGTTCAGGCCGCCGAGCGGGGAGTGGCCAGGGCGGAGGCGGTCGGAGCCGGCTGGGGCGGCCACGTCACGTTGATCACCAGCAAAGCGTGGCGCAAGGACGCCGGTCTGGCGGCCGGCGCGGCCGTGGCGGCCCTGCTCGCCATGGCGAATCCACCGACCGTCGCCCAGGTGCGCGCAGCGGTCGCGGCCGTCGTGTTCCCGGCACTGGCGCGGACGGTCCCGAGCGATGGGCGGTTCGACACGGGCGGAATCTACCGCAACACGCGGATCGTCGACATCGGCGATGCGCGCACCGCGCCCGCCCCGTACGCGAAAGCGGTCGTGGGTGAGCTGGTGAGCAGCACGTCGGTGCACCTGCAGGTACCCGGCGTGAACCGGCAGCGGACCGGCTTCGCTCCGACGCTGGGCGATGAGCTGTTCTGGAACGGCGTCGCACCCCCGGTGGCCCCCGCCAACGCCCCGTACGCGGTCCTGGTCTCGGGTCCGGTACCGCATTCCGGGGCGATCGCCAGCGTGTGGCAGGGGGTCGGGGTGGCGCCGCAGATCATCCACGCTGGTCAGCTCGACAACAGGATGAGCATCGGCCTGGTCGTGCAGTTCAACGATTTCCGCTACTTCACCGCCGGTGACCTGCCCCTCGAGAGCGAGGATCAGCTGGCGATGGCGCTGATGGTGGCGGGCCAGCCGCTGCCGAACGGTGCCGGCGGCCTGCTGCCGGCGCTGGCGGCACCGCCCTGGGTGACGGCCTTCAAGGCCAGCCACCATGGTGCGGACACGTCCACCAGCGACAACTTCCTGAACTTCCTGGGACCGAAGACCGCGATCATCTCCTGTGGCCGCGAGTACGGACACCCGTTCCAGACGATGATCGACCGGCTGGAAGATCCCAACGCCACGATCGAGTTCTACTTCCTGACGAACTGCCGCTATCCCAGGGTGGGCATCCGGGCATCGCCGGCCGCTGACAGAGGCCCGGCCCGGGTGCCGGGGCCCGCGTACGCACAGAACGTCCCACACAACTGGTCACGTATCTCGGGCGACAACAACGACAACAACGGTGCCCTCGGGCGGGACAGGGGCGACATCGTCCTGCGGATCAACCAGGCGGGCAGCACCGCGATGGTGGGGAACCGGACGTACACCACGACGTACTGGGAGCACTATCCGACGGCCATGGCCGCCGCGGGCCCGACCGTGGTGACGACCCAGTGGTGA